The following proteins are encoded in a genomic region of Streptococcus equi subsp. equi:
- the pyrG gene encoding CTP synthetase produces the protein MTKYIFVTGGVVSSIGKGIVAASLGRLLKNRGLKVTIQKFDPYINIDPGTMSPYQHGEVYVTDDGAETDLDLGHYERFIDINLNKYSNVTTGKIYSEVLRKERKGEYLGATVQVIPHITDALKEKIKRAATTTDSDVIITEVGGTVGDIESLPFLEALRQMKADVGSENVMYIHTTLLPYLKAAGEMKTKPTQHSVKELRGLGIQPNMLVIRTEEPVEQGIKNKLAQFCDVNPEAVIESRDVEHLYQIPLNLQAQSMDQIVCDHLKLDVPQADMTEWSAMVDRVMNLKKTTRIALVGKYVELPDAYLSVVEALKHSGYANDTAIELDWINANDLTAENAKKLLGQADGIIVPGGFGQRGTEGKIQAIRYAREHDVPMLGICLGMQLTCVEFARHVLGMEKANSFELDPDTAYPIIDIMRDQIDIEDMGGTLRLGLYPCKLKAGSRAAAAYNNQEVVQRRHRHRYEFNNKFRQDFEAAGFVFSGVSPDNRLVEIVELPEKKFFVAAQYHPELQSRPNRPEELYTAFVTAAVKNKNQSL, from the coding sequence ATGACAAAGTACATTTTTGTAACTGGCGGAGTGGTCTCATCAATCGGAAAAGGTATTGTAGCGGCTAGCCTTGGACGTTTATTGAAAAATCGTGGCCTAAAGGTAACGATTCAAAAATTCGACCCTTATATTAATATCGATCCTGGGACAATGAGCCCTTATCAGCATGGGGAGGTCTATGTCACTGATGATGGTGCAGAGACTGACTTGGATCTTGGTCACTACGAACGGTTTATTGACATTAATCTTAATAAATACTCAAATGTGACAACTGGTAAAATCTACAGTGAGGTGCTTCGTAAGGAGCGTAAGGGTGAATACCTTGGAGCGACTGTTCAGGTTATTCCACACATTACAGATGCCTTAAAGGAGAAGATCAAGCGCGCAGCTACGACCACAGATTCTGACGTGATTATTACCGAGGTTGGTGGAACTGTGGGAGACATTGAGAGTCTGCCATTCTTAGAAGCGCTTCGTCAAATGAAGGCAGATGTCGGCTCTGAAAATGTGATGTATATTCACACAACCCTACTGCCTTATTTAAAAGCAGCAGGCGAGATGAAAACAAAGCCGACACAGCACTCTGTTAAGGAATTACGCGGCTTAGGCATTCAGCCGAATATGCTTGTCATTCGTACTGAGGAGCCTGTTGAGCAGGGGATAAAAAATAAGCTGGCGCAATTTTGTGATGTTAACCCAGAAGCCGTTATTGAATCTCGTGACGTGGAGCATTTGTATCAAATTCCACTGAATTTGCAGGCTCAATCAATGGATCAAATCGTCTGTGATCACTTGAAGCTAGACGTGCCTCAGGCAGATATGACAGAATGGTCAGCTATGGTTGATAGAGTGATGAACCTCAAGAAAACGACAAGGATTGCTTTGGTTGGGAAATATGTTGAGCTTCCAGATGCGTATTTGTCTGTTGTGGAAGCCCTAAAGCATTCTGGCTATGCTAATGACACTGCTATTGAGCTTGATTGGATTAATGCTAATGACCTGACAGCTGAAAACGCTAAGAAGCTGCTTGGGCAGGCTGATGGCATTATCGTTCCTGGCGGCTTTGGTCAGCGTGGAACAGAAGGAAAAATTCAAGCCATTCGCTATGCGCGTGAGCATGATGTGCCGATGCTGGGCATTTGCTTAGGCATGCAATTAACCTGTGTTGAGTTTGCTCGTCATGTCCTAGGCATGGAAAAGGCCAATTCGTTTGAGCTGGATCCAGATACTGCCTATCCAATCATTGATATTATGCGTGATCAAATTGATATTGAGGACATGGGAGGAACATTACGTCTGGGGCTATACCCATGTAAGCTAAAAGCTGGCTCAAGAGCTGCAGCAGCCTACAATAACCAAGAGGTGGTGCAGCGCCGTCACCGCCACCGTTACGAATTTAACAATAAATTCCGTCAGGACTTTGAAGCAGCAGGCTTTGTTTTCTCAGGTGTTTCGCCGGACAATCGTTTGGTAGAGATTGTAGAATTACCAGAGAAGAAATTCTTTGTGGCAGCCCAATACCATCCAGAGCTGCAAAGCCGTCCTAATCGTCCTGAAGAGCTATACACTGCCTTTGTTACAGCAGCAGTGAAAAATAAAAACCAAAGCCTTTAA
- the rpoE_3 gene encoding DNA-directed RNA polymerase subunit delta has protein sequence MKLDVFAGQEISELSMIEVARAILEERGRDNDMYFSDLVNEIQNYLGKSDADIRYALPFFTLISIQMVALFHLVKINGVYVHGMLLMRLMRKSSP, from the coding sequence TTGAAATTAGATGTATTTGCAGGACAAGAAATAAGCGAACTTTCTATGATTGAAGTTGCTCGTGCTATTTTAGAAGAGCGTGGTCGCGATAATGACATGTATTTTAGCGATTTGGTTAATGAGATTCAAAATTACCTAGGCAAGTCTGACGCTGATATTCGATATGCTTTACCATTTTTTACACTGATCTCAATACAGATGGTAGCTTTATTCCACTTGGTGAAAATAAATGGGGTCTACGTTCATGGTATGCTATTGATGAGATTGATGAGGAAATCATCACCCTAG
- the rpoE_2 gene encoding DNA-directed RNA polymerase subunit delta → MDGDEDAIDYSADDPEDEDFVRESSDIEYDEEDPDDEKSEVESYDSELNEIIPEDDFEEVDLNEEDEEDEEEEE, encoded by the coding sequence ATGGACGGTGATGAGGACGCTATTGACTATAGCGCTGATGATCCAGAGGATGAGGATTTTGTTCGTGAATCATCTGATATTGAATATGACGAGGAAGATCCAGACGATGAAAAATCTGAAGTAGAGTCCTACGATTCAGAGCTCAATGAAATCATTCCAGAGGACGATTTTGAAGAGGTTGACCTCAATGAAGAGGACGAAGAAGATGAGGAAGAGGAGGAATAG
- the tig gene encoding trigger factor translates to MSTSFENKATNRGVITFTISQDKIKPALDQAFNKIKKDLNAPGFRKGHMPRPVFDQRFGEEVLYEEALNIVLPAAYEGAVAELELDVVAQPKIDVVSMEKCQEWTLTAEVVTKPEVKLGDYKDLTVEVEASKEVTDEEVDAKVERERNNLAELVVKEEAAVEGDTVVIDFVGSVDGVEFDGGKGDNFSLELGSGQFIPGFEEQLVGAKAGDTVEVNVTFPENYQAEDLAGKAAKFVATVHEVKAKEVPELDDELAKDIDEEVETLDELKAKYRKELEASKEAAYDDALEGAAIELAVENAEIVELPEEMVHDEVHRSVNEFMASMQRQGISPDMYFQLTGTSQEDLHKQHEAEADKRVKTNLVIEAIAKAEGFEASDDEIEKEINDLAAEYSMPVEQVRSLLSADMLKHDIVMKKAVEVITSSAKAK, encoded by the coding sequence ATGTCTACATCATTTGAGAACAAAGCTACAAATCGTGGCGTGATTACATTTACCATTAGTCAAGATAAAATCAAGCCCGCTCTTGATCAAGCTTTTAATAAAATTAAAAAGGATTTAAATGCACCAGGCTTCCGTAAGGGTCACATGCCTCGTCCTGTTTTTGATCAAAGATTTGGTGAAGAGGTTCTTTATGAGGAGGCCTTGAATATTGTGCTGCCAGCAGCCTATGAAGGTGCTGTTGCAGAGCTTGAGCTTGATGTTGTTGCACAGCCAAAAATTGATGTGGTTTCTATGGAAAAGTGTCAAGAATGGACACTTACTGCAGAGGTTGTCACAAAACCAGAGGTTAAGCTTGGTGATTACAAAGACCTTACTGTTGAGGTTGAGGCTTCAAAAGAGGTTACTGATGAGGAGGTTGACGCAAAGGTTGAGCGCGAGCGCAACAATCTTGCTGAGCTGGTTGTCAAAGAAGAAGCAGCAGTAGAAGGTGACACAGTTGTTATTGATTTTGTAGGCTCTGTTGATGGAGTTGAATTTGATGGCGGCAAAGGAGACAATTTCTCACTTGAGCTTGGCTCAGGACAATTTATTCCAGGCTTTGAGGAACAGCTAGTTGGCGCTAAGGCTGGTGACACTGTTGAGGTTAATGTAACCTTCCCAGAAAATTATCAAGCTGAAGATCTTGCAGGTAAGGCTGCTAAGTTTGTGGCAACTGTTCATGAGGTAAAGGCAAAAGAAGTACCTGAGCTTGACGATGAGCTTGCAAAGGATATTGACGAGGAAGTTGAAACACTTGATGAGCTAAAGGCTAAGTATCGTAAAGAGCTTGAGGCTTCAAAGGAAGCAGCTTATGATGACGCTCTAGAGGGTGCTGCTATTGAGTTAGCTGTTGAGAATGCTGAAATTGTGGAATTACCAGAGGAAATGGTTCATGACGAGGTTCACCGTTCCGTTAATGAATTTATGGCTAGCATGCAGCGTCAGGGCATTTCACCTGATATGTACTTCCAGCTAACTGGCACAAGTCAAGAAGATCTTCACAAGCAGCATGAAGCAGAGGCAGACAAGCGTGTCAAAACTAATCTCGTTATTGAGGCTATCGCAAAGGCAGAGGGCTTTGAAGCTTCAGACGATGAGATTGAAAAAGAAATTAACGACCTTGCAGCTGAGTATAGCATGCCAGTTGAGCAGGTTCGCTCATTGCTTTCAGCTGATATGTTAAAGCATGACATTGTTATGAAAAAAGCTGTAGAAGTGATTACAAGCTCAGCAAAAGCAAAATAA
- the fba gene encoding fructose-bisphosphate aldolase, which yields MPIVSAEKFVQAARDNGYAVGGFNTNNLEWTQAILRAAEAKQAPVLIQTSMGAAKYMGGYKLAKVLIETLVESMNITVPVAIHLDHGHYEDALECIEVGYTSIMFDGSHLPVEENLEKAREIVKLAHAKGVSVEAEVGTIGGEEDGIIGSGELAPIEDAKAMVATGIDFLAAGIGNIHGPYPENWTGLDLDHLKKLTDAVPGFPIVLHGGSGIPDDQIQAAIKLGVAKVNVNTECQIAFANATRAFARDYEANVAEYDKKKLFDPRKFLADGVKAIQASVEERIDVFGSANKA from the coding sequence ATGCCAATCGTTTCAGCAGAAAAATTTGTCCAAGCAGCACGTGATAACGGCTATGCTGTTGGTGGATTTAACACAAACAACCTTGAATGGACTCAAGCGATCCTGCGTGCAGCAGAAGCTAAACAAGCTCCTGTTCTTATCCAAACCTCAATGGGTGCAGCTAAATACATGGGTGGCTACAAGCTAGCTAAGGTTCTTATCGAAACTCTTGTAGAATCAATGAACATCACTGTACCGGTTGCGATCCATCTTGATCATGGTCACTATGAAGATGCTCTTGAATGTATCGAGGTTGGTTACACTTCAATCATGTTTGACGGTTCACACCTTCCAGTTGAAGAAAACCTTGAGAAAGCACGTGAAATTGTTAAGCTAGCACATGCTAAGGGTGTTTCAGTTGAAGCTGAGGTAGGTACAATTGGTGGTGAAGAAGACGGTATCATCGGTAGTGGTGAGCTTGCTCCGATTGAAGACGCTAAGGCAATGGTTGCTACAGGAATTGACTTCTTGGCTGCAGGTATTGGTAATATCCATGGCCCATACCCAGAAAACTGGACTGGTCTTGATCTAGATCACTTGAAGAAATTGACTGATGCTGTACCAGGCTTCCCAATCGTGCTTCATGGTGGTTCAGGTATTCCTGATGACCAAATTCAAGCAGCTATCAAGCTTGGTGTTGCAAAGGTTAATGTTAATACAGAGTGTCAAATTGCATTTGCTAACGCTACTCGTGCCTTTGCGCGTGATTACGAAGCAAACGTTGCAGAATACGATAAGAAAAAACTCTTTGACCCACGTAAATTCTTGGCAGATGGTGTTAAGGCGATCCAGGCTTCTGTTGAAGAACGTATTGATGTCTTTGGCTCAGCAAACAAGGCTTAA
- a CDS encoding alpha/beta hydrolase: MKTIRLSKYFGILLLLLTLASVGASFYFFHVAQVREEKSFINNKKRTPDNPLYPAELAFDSLTREKRSITNRGRQQVAWYLPASQDTHKTAIVVHGFTNDKEDMKPYAMLFHSLGYNVLIPDNEAHGESEGDLIGYGWNDRLNLLAWIDLLVSEDKGSRISLFGLSMGAATVMMASGEQLPSQVVNIVEDCGYTSVWDELKFQAKAMYNLPAFPLLYEVSALSKIRAGFSYGEASSVKQLAKNKLPVLFIHGDKDTFVPTEMVYQNYQATKGPKELMVVKGAKHAKSFETNPDQYKEKIAAFLQKYEK; the protein is encoded by the coding sequence ATGAAAACCATTCGATTATCAAAGTATTTTGGCATTTTACTGCTCTTGTTGACCCTGGCTAGTGTGGGAGCTAGCTTTTATTTCTTCCATGTTGCTCAGGTGCGTGAGGAAAAGTCATTTATCAACAATAAAAAACGAACCCCAGACAATCCTTTGTACCCAGCAGAGCTAGCTTTTGACAGCTTGACGCGTGAAAAACGCAGTATCACTAACAGAGGACGTCAACAGGTTGCATGGTATTTGCCTGCCTCGCAGGATACTCATAAGACAGCTATTGTCGTTCATGGCTTTACAAATGATAAAGAGGACATGAAGCCCTATGCCATGCTTTTTCACAGCCTAGGCTACAATGTGCTGATACCAGATAATGAGGCTCATGGTGAGAGTGAGGGTGACTTGATTGGCTATGGCTGGAATGATCGCTTGAACCTACTTGCCTGGATTGATTTGCTCGTTAGCGAGGATAAAGGCAGTCGCATTAGCTTATTTGGCTTATCCATGGGTGCCGCAACCGTTATGATGGCAAGCGGTGAGCAGCTACCTAGTCAGGTTGTCAATATTGTTGAGGATTGTGGCTATACTAGTGTTTGGGACGAATTGAAATTCCAAGCTAAGGCCATGTACAATCTACCAGCCTTTCCCTTGCTGTATGAGGTTTCAGCCCTCTCTAAAATTCGTGCCGGCTTTAGCTATGGTGAGGCTAGCTCGGTGAAGCAATTGGCCAAAAATAAGCTGCCAGTCCTCTTTATTCATGGCGACAAGGATACCTTTGTCCCGACAGAGATGGTCTATCAAAACTATCAGGCAACAAAAGGTCCTAAAGAGCTAATGGTTGTTAAGGGGGCTAAGCATGCCAAGTCCTTTGAGACCAATCCCGACCAGTACAAGGAAAAGATTGCGGCCTTTTTGCAAAAATATGAGAAATAA
- the mscS gene encoding mechanosensitive ion channel protein, whose product MTFILTYFNQLHLENIMVLVFSKLVSITLLLIFFVIFKKITTALFEKAIAKSFSYSRQTEARKKTLSKLLHNTLNYVFYFLLIYWILSLLGIPVSSLLAGAGIAGVAIGLGAQGFLSDVVNGFFILFENQFEVGDTVTIAGIEGTISSVGIRTTQVRGFDGTLHFIPNRNITVVSNKSRGNMRALIDIPLYSSTDLEHVTQIIKAVNKREVPNFPQIVGQPNILGPQTNPNGQFTFRVSIFTENGQQFTIYYSFYKLYQEALLREGIKLPTASAISPLA is encoded by the coding sequence ATGACGTTTATATTAACATACTTTAATCAGCTACACCTAGAAAATATCATGGTGCTTGTGTTTTCTAAATTAGTGTCAATCACCTTATTATTGATTTTCTTTGTGATCTTCAAAAAAATCACGACAGCTTTATTTGAAAAGGCAATCGCCAAGTCATTTTCCTATTCAAGACAAACTGAAGCAAGGAAAAAAACCTTATCCAAGCTCCTTCACAACACCCTAAATTATGTTTTCTATTTTCTTCTCATCTATTGGATTTTGAGCCTACTTGGTATTCCAGTATCTAGTCTTTTAGCAGGAGCAGGAATTGCTGGTGTTGCTATTGGGCTTGGGGCTCAAGGCTTCTTGTCTGATGTGGTCAATGGCTTTTTTATTCTGTTTGAAAATCAATTTGAAGTAGGAGACACCGTCACCATTGCAGGCATTGAAGGAACCATCTCCAGCGTTGGTATTCGAACCACTCAGGTGCGAGGCTTTGATGGCACACTACATTTTATTCCCAACCGCAATATTACAGTTGTTAGCAACAAATCACGCGGCAATATGAGAGCTTTGATCGATATTCCACTTTATTCCTCAACCGATCTAGAGCATGTGACCCAAATCATCAAGGCTGTCAATAAGCGAGAGGTGCCAAATTTCCCACAAATTGTCGGACAGCCCAACATTCTAGGACCACAAACCAATCCCAACGGACAATTCACCTTTCGCGTTAGCATTTTTACTGAAAATGGGCAGCAATTTACGATTTACTATAGCTTTTATAAGCTCTATCAAGAGGCCTTACTAAGGGAGGGTATCAAGCTACCAACTGCATCTGCCATATCACCCTTAGCCTAG
- the amyA_2 gene encoding secreted alpha-amylase has translation MVTHKTKRFLKALSVTSLTLGLVLSGLAPLAPANLASAQEVQSDNQPVAMKDGAILHAWCWSFNTIKENMSAIKEAGYTSIQTSPINAVIEGAGGSKDLKNWYYHYQPTDYTIGNYQLGTEEEFKAMAQEADKYGINIIVDAVLNHTTSEIKAVSPKITAIDNWTHGNDKIVNFNDRYQITQKSLLGLYDFNTQNRAVQEYMLNYLKRAVADGADGFRYDAAKHIELPGEHNSDFWKVILNNGAKFQYGEILQGDACNEAGYGNIMGVTASNYGKLIRKVLGQGYVKDWDLVNFQVHGVSEDKLVTWVESHDTYANDDEESTKLTDEDIKLGWGIIAARNEGAPLFFSRPRGGGGQNGRFPGESQIGDAGSDLFKDPTIVAINQFRNRMNGQSEYIRNPGMDQGLVMIERGQKGAVITNLTIVDKDFSSTTTLADGDYKDAVTGTVYHVSNHNITGHLAKKSVAVLLPA, from the coding sequence ATGGTAACACATAAGACAAAAAGATTTCTCAAAGCTCTATCAGTGACCAGCTTGACCCTTGGCTTGGTACTTTCAGGCTTGGCTCCTCTAGCCCCAGCTAACCTTGCTAGTGCTCAGGAGGTGCAGTCCGATAATCAACCGGTAGCCATGAAGGACGGAGCTATTTTACATGCTTGGTGCTGGTCCTTTAACACCATCAAAGAAAACATGAGTGCCATTAAGGAAGCTGGCTACACTAGTATTCAAACCTCACCTATTAATGCTGTCATTGAAGGAGCTGGCGGTAGTAAGGACTTGAAAAACTGGTATTACCATTATCAGCCAACAGACTATACTATCGGGAACTACCAATTAGGAACAGAAGAGGAATTTAAGGCAATGGCTCAGGAGGCTGATAAATATGGGATCAATATTATTGTTGATGCTGTTTTGAATCATACAACCTCTGAGATTAAGGCAGTTAGCCCTAAGATCACAGCCATAGATAACTGGACACATGGAAATGACAAAATCGTCAACTTCAACGATCGTTATCAAATAACCCAAAAATCCTTGCTAGGACTTTATGATTTCAACACGCAAAATCGAGCTGTCCAAGAATACATGCTGAATTATCTAAAACGAGCAGTAGCTGATGGAGCAGATGGCTTTAGGTATGATGCTGCAAAGCATATCGAATTACCAGGTGAGCATAACAGCGATTTCTGGAAGGTTATTCTTAACAATGGTGCTAAATTCCAATATGGAGAAATTTTACAGGGTGATGCTTGCAACGAAGCAGGCTATGGCAATATCATGGGAGTGACAGCGTCAAACTATGGTAAGCTAATCCGTAAAGTGCTAGGTCAAGGCTATGTGAAAGATTGGGATTTGGTGAATTTCCAAGTGCATGGCGTTTCAGAGGACAAGTTAGTCACTTGGGTAGAATCTCATGATACCTATGCTAACGATGATGAAGAGTCTACCAAGCTAACAGATGAGGACATTAAGCTTGGCTGGGGAATTATTGCTGCTCGTAATGAGGGAGCACCGCTCTTCTTTTCACGTCCTCGTGGCGGTGGCGGCCAAAATGGACGCTTCCCTGGAGAAAGCCAAATTGGTGATGCCGGCAGTGACTTGTTTAAGGATCCAACCATTGTTGCGATTAATCAATTCCGCAATAGGATGAATGGTCAATCAGAATATATTCGCAATCCTGGTATGGACCAAGGTCTAGTCATGATTGAACGCGGTCAAAAGGGTGCTGTTATCACCAACCTAACCATCGTTGATAAAGACTTTTCTTCTACAACAACCCTAGCTGACGGTGACTACAAAGACGCAGTGACTGGCACAGTTTATCATGTTTCCAATCACAACATTACCGGTCATCTAGCTAAGAAATCAGTAGCTGTCCTACTTCCAGCGTAA